The Streptomyces noursei ATCC 11455 sequence CGGACGCCGACGAGGACAAGCTCCACGAGTGCGCCCAGACCTGGCGCACCTTCGCCGAATCGGTGAACGAGGCACACGGCCAGGGCGCCACGGCGGCCAATGCCGTGGTCTCCGCCAACTCCGGTGAAGCCGTCGAGAGTTTCCAGAAGGAATGGGGCGCTTACGACGGCAGCGGCGGCAGCGGCGACAATTACTTCCGGGACGCCGTCGCGGCGGCCGAGGCCATTGCCCTGGCCTTCGACGCGGCAGCCGTCGCGGTACTCGCCGGCAAGATCGCGGTCATTGCCCAACTCGTCATGCTGGCCGCCGAGATCATCGCGGCCCAGGCCGCCGCCCCCTTCACTTTCGGTACGTCCGAACTCGCCGCGGCCGGCGCCACCCAGGCGACCCGCCTGATCGTCCGGGAGATCCTCGAGAAGATCAAGCGCGAGGTGATGCAGGCCGCGACCAAGGCCATGGAACACGCCACCATGGACGCCATCAAGAAGCTGGCGAAGAAGGCGGTTTCCAAGGAAGCCCGCAAGGTCGTCACGGACTACGCCAAGCAGCAGATCAAGGAAACGGTCAAGGACACCGTCAAGGAGAAGGTCGTCGACGCGGCCAAGGAAAAGGCCAAAGAGGCCGGCACGGAAATGGCGCAGAACGTCGCGCAGCAGGGCATCGAAGCCCACTTCGGCGAACGCGACGGAATCAACCTGGGCGAGACCGCCGACATCGGCAAGAAGAAGGCCGAAGAATACGTCGACGGCGTCAAGACAGGCGCCAACGACCTCACCAACCCCAAGACGTACATCGACCACGCCAGGGACGACCTCACCAATCGCGGCCTGGACCACGCCCAGAAGCAGGTCGACCAACGCACCGGCGGCGCCGCCACCCGCCACCAGGGCGCCACGGACGCCGCCAAGGACGGCGTGAAGGGCAGCGTCCAGGACGTCTTCGGCTGAGCCCGAGCCGCTCCCGGCCACGCTTTCCCAGGGCTGCCGCAAGCTGACCTCCCCGGTCCCGCGGCGGCCCTGCCGCCTTCAACCACCGAGCACACTGCCCGTATCCGCGGTCACCCCGGATTCTTGGCTCCAATACCGTCCGTCACGGTCATCGTGCCCGCCGTCGTCGCGGGCAGCCCCTCGCCGAATTCGGACTGGACGGCACGATTGGCCAGATCACACGCTGTGGCGTCAAGGCTCCCAGGGCTGCCGTCACATAGGGTGACACGCTGACCAACCTGTGGGGGGGTGCTCGATGGTGCACCCTCACGCACCCAGGAGTAACCAGAGCAACGGGGAATTGGGGGAAGCATGTCGACCACGAACGTCGATCCAGCCGCGCTGCGTGCAGCCGCTGGCCACAGCGAGGAGATGCAAGCCGGCGTCGGGACCGCCTTGGGCAGTTTGAGCGCGTATCACCAGTCCGTGCCGGGGCAGACCGAGGGCCTTGATCTGACTGGAGAACTGCTGAGAACCCATCAGTCCTGGCACGACCGACTCGATGACGTCAGAAGGGAATGCGGCGAGGTCGCACGGTCACTGAGGGCCTCTGCCGACAACTACGAGCGGAACGATGAGGAAACCGCCAATTCGTTCACTCGTCCCGCTGGAAATTCTCTCTCCACCCGTCCAGCAACACAGAACACCGCCCGCCACGCCAGCCCCTTTGGATGATGTCCGATGGCTCTGACTGTCCGCGAGCTCGAGAATCTTCGCTTCTCTGCACTCGAAAGCGCCAAGCAGGAATGGGAACAGCTAACCCATCGACTCGGAGGCTATAAAGACCGAGTAGATGCCCATATGCGCCTTCCACTGAAGCACAGCTGGTCCGGAGAAGCAGCTGATGCAGCGCAGAAGCGCATGAACAGACTGGGCGAGAACTTTCAGTTCGGCAGCCAAGAATGTGCACTGATCCAGACCACCCTGGACGGCGCCATCACCGAACTACGAGCACAGCAGAAGGCGCTCCACCAGGCATTGGACGAAGCCACCCAGAAGGGCTATCAGGTCGCTCCGACTGGTGAGGTCATATATGCCGACGAGGGTGACATACCCACCGGAGATCCTGACGCCGGGGTACCAGCAAAAGAGCAGGAGCGGCGTGCCCTTGAGGGGCAGATATTCTCCGTCCTTCGTAATGCCGCAGAGGTAGACGCTCGCTACTGCCTCGCCCTGGCAAGACTTCGGGTCGGCCGCGGACTGACCGTGGATGCCCTGGAGTCACAGAGGGACGCCGGGGATGTTTCCAAAATTGCGGGCACCGCCGTCGGCCTTGAATCAGCTCCCACCAAGGGTACGAATCCGAAGACGGTCCGGGACTGGTGGAACGGCTTGAGCGAGGAGGAAAAGGATGAGCAGCTTGCGCTGAACCCGAGTGTCATCGGAAACCTCGACGGTATACCTGCAAAGACCCGCGACAAGGCGAATCGGGTCAACCTTGATCGGTTGATCGCCATGCACCCGCCTGGCACACCTATGTCGCCAACTGTGCAGCGTCAGTACGAGGGATTCCAGATGATCAAGGCTCGCTTGGATATGGACCCTG is a genomic window containing:
- a CDS encoding WXG100-like domain-containing protein, whose amino-acid sequence is MSLTLPSEVTWVLDLLGYNWPDADEDKLHECAQTWRTFAESVNEAHGQGATAANAVVSANSGEAVESFQKEWGAYDGSGGSGDNYFRDAVAAAEAIALAFDAAAVAVLAGKIAVIAQLVMLAAEIIAAQAAAPFTFGTSELAAAGATQATRLIVREILEKIKREVMQAATKAMEHATMDAIKKLAKKAVSKEARKVVTDYAKQQIKETVKDTVKEKVVDAAKEKAKEAGTEMAQNVAQQGIEAHFGERDGINLGETADIGKKKAEEYVDGVKTGANDLTNPKTYIDHARDDLTNRGLDHAQKQVDQRTGGAATRHQGATDAAKDGVKGSVQDVFG
- a CDS encoding type VII secretion target gives rise to the protein MSTTNVDPAALRAAAGHSEEMQAGVGTALGSLSAYHQSVPGQTEGLDLTGELLRTHQSWHDRLDDVRRECGEVARSLRASADNYERNDEETANSFTRPAGNSLSTRPATQNTARHASPFG
- a CDS encoding alpha/beta hydrolase, with amino-acid sequence MALTVRELENLRFSALESAKQEWEQLTHRLGGYKDRVDAHMRLPLKHSWSGEAADAAQKRMNRLGENFQFGSQECALIQTTLDGAITELRAQQKALHQALDEATQKGYQVAPTGEVIYADEGDIPTGDPDAGVPAKEQERRALEGQIFSVLRNAAEVDARYCLALARLRVGRGLTVDALESQRDAGDVSKIAGTAVGLESAPTKGTNPKTVRDWWNGLSEEEKDEQLALNPSVIGNLDGIPAKTRDKANRVNLDRLIAMHPPGTPMSPTVQRQYEGFQMIKARLDMDPGQGPEPLLLGIGAEGQGRAILSYGDPDTADNVAAYVPGLNTQLRDVGGEDGARAWNVWDAAQKAGDGRHKTASIVWLGYDAPQLGTDRLSESSLAVADRERGQQGGAAFGKFLDGIQATHQGERPHVTAIGHSYGSFTVGQAAQREGGIPADDIILVGSPGTGAQRAEQLGVGADHVWAGAAESDPVTHAPSDLELIPGGAIAHLMDPHELHFGQDPASEEFGGRRFGVSFGNPSESHSNYFDRDKGGDSLDNMGAIVAGHPEKVSIQGGR